CGATGCCGCAGCTCATCGGCTCCATGAGACCGAGCGCGGCGTCCGCGGCGATCGCGGCGTCCACGGCCGAGCCGCCCTGCTTGAGGATGTCGAGCCCGATCTGTGATGCGAGCGCGTGGCTCGTGCAAACCATCCCGTGTGGCGCGATGGTCTCCGAGCGCGTGGCGAATTTCGTTCCCGGCCGCGCAGCGGCCGAGGCAAGCAGGGGCAGGGCAAGCGAAGACATGATGAGAACCGTGGCGTTCATGGATGCGCGCGGAGTAAAGCAGAGACGATGCATCGCGCAAGTGCCGCGTCACTTCGCCTTCACCGCCGTCCACACCTCGTCGTAGAGGCGCGTTCCGGCCCCGAGATCTTCGAGGAACTCCAACCGCTGCATCACTTCGGGCGGAGGATAGATGGCGGGGTTCGCAAGATCCTCCTTCTTGATGAACGGCCGCGCGGCCTTGTTCGGCGTCGCATACTGGATGAAGTCGGAGAGCTGCGCGCCCACGCGCGCGTCGAGCACGTGGTTGATGAACTTCTCCGCCAAGTCTCGGTGCGGCGCCTTCGCGGGCACGGCGAGGCTGTCCACCCAGAGGATGCTGCCCTCGCGCGGGATGAGGTAGCGCGTGTCCTTGTCGTCGGCCATGCCGCGCGCGGCGTCGCCGCTGTAAGCCATCGCGGCGGCGGCGGCTTTGCCGAGGACCTTGTTGCGCCCGCCCACGCCGCCCTCGAATCCCGAGGAGCGCCGCTTGGCCTCGATGAGGAGGTCGCGCGCTTCGCGCAGGTGCGCCGGGTCGGTGGAGTTGAAGCTGTGCCCCTTGAACTTGAGCGCCGCGCCGATGGTGTCGCGCGCGGTGTCGAGCATCACGAACTTGCCGGGCTGCAGCTTCGCGTCGAACAGCAGGCCCCACGTCTCGGGCAGCGGCCGTCCACGGGCCGCGCGCACGAACAGGCCCACGGTGCCCCATTGATACGCGGCGGTGAACTTGTTGCCGCGATCCCATGGCGGGCTGGCGAAGCGCTCGTCGAGGTTCTTGAGGTTCGGGATGTTCTCGTGCCGCAGCGGCGCGAGCAGGCCGAGCTTGAGCATCGTCGGCAC
This is a stretch of genomic DNA from Verrucomicrobiota bacterium. It encodes these proteins:
- a CDS encoding spermidine/putrescine ABC transporter substrate-binding protein, whose product is MTPIHAILRLARWFVLLLIAVPASGQSKLNIFIWSEYLDPKVVAGFEKLHACKVTVDLYEDAEAMLAKIQGGGVSLYDIVVPPDSSVPTMLKLGLLAPLRHENIPNLKNLDERFASPPWDRGNKFTAAYQWGTVGLFVRAARGRPLPETWGLLFDAKLQPGKFVMLDTARDTIGAALKFKGHSFNSTDPAHLREARDLLIEAKRRSSGFEGGVGGRNKVLGKAAAAAMAYSGDAARGMADDKDTRYLIPREGSILWVDSLAVPAKAPHRDLAEKFINHVLDARVGAQLSDFIQYATPNKAARPFIKKEDLANPAIYPPPEVMQRLEFLEDLGAGTRLYDEVWTAVKAK